TGACTTCTGCTTCTGAGAATAGACCACTGCAATACATGCATAATTGTTCTCCTTCTGGTGTGAGCTTTGTTAAAACTGTTACATATCAATGATCATTGACATATgtgtataatatcaaatcatttTCATCTAGAGGAATAGTtattttttgaagttttttACAAATTTCTTTTAGTTGGCTAAGCCACTTTGTATGTACTTATGTccgtataaattttttatattttttcaataatgaactaaatatttttatgtcttttgcTAGGTTCTTAATAAACATCCCATCAAAATTAACaaattctaaaaatatttgaagttatTTCTTTTCTACTCACACGTTTGGAAATTTTTGCATATTTTCTACTATGTGTTCTTACAAAATTATTCCCGACTCAtcgatttatattttaaataatttaatttttcttgtaACAATGACTGCTTTATTTTCAGATAAAACCAGTCATTATTTCTTACAAAGTTTAGATAAAATATCTAAGTGTTTGATatgttcttccatatttttagatgatattaaaacatcgtcaatatagacaaacataaatttaaaataatctttaaatataatatctatttttctttgaaataccTGGCATTAATTAGCCAATCTCATTGGTAAGACTTCTCAACTATAATGACATTGTGGTACTGAAGAAATCAGTGAATTTCTTACTTTCTTCTTTCATCTGCATTTGGTAAAATCTAGAATTACAAtcaaatttatataatattttggcGTTGCGCATATAACTAATCAAATGTTCTCTACTAGATATAAAATATCCATCAAACTccaagattttattattttttttataattaataatcaatatgggtttgtttctttttatcttATCATGATTTCTTATAAGAAAGCATTGACTGCTATATGGTGAAATTActgctttgattaaaccaaggtCCAGATGTTCCTTGATAACAATTTGcatatctttttttttatcaattatgTTCATTGGGATAGGCTCACATCTGAAACATTCATACTATTTGTCTTCCTTGATTTTAATGCTGACTTTGGGTTGAATTTTTATCTCACAATGCCAAAtgattttcattttaattttcttttatattttttcttgacatcttctaGGGATACTTTCTATCTAAACTCTATCTCATTTTGGTGTAGAGTTATCTTGAGGAATTCTATTTCTTCTGGTCGGAGGTACTTATCTGCTATCAATTGGAGCACTGTTTCTCCAAATCGTCTAGAATCCTTCATCTTTTAGTTCAGAattttccttcatcaccacgTTTGCTGCGAAATTGGATTGACAATTTTCTATAAAATGCATCTCTCAGTCTCTAGACTATGACTTTGTGATCACATGGTGTTGTCAATACTAATCTTCTAGTCTAATTTTattgtatacatgatttaaatatttgtaAAAATTTGTTTCCTAAAAGTATTTCAGCTCTTGTATCATGGAAATAAATCGGTGGtttttctattttatatcaaggtgtttgtccagcacATGCGATAAATATTTTTGTCATCTTAATAcatttacataagattaagattcgtTCAAAGAAATCTCGTTCATCAATTTGAGGTAATTATTCTTCCAACTCTTTTGTAAAGActcatattttttttgtacaaaTTTGAGCCTctaaatcaatataagcagcacAATATTAcgttttatattgttcataataTCTCTACTGGGATATATATCGAGAATGAGCTCGTTGTAATTGGATCTTCCATATTCAATTTTGTTCCATGAATTTCATTCAATTTTCAAGTTGTTTATAAGGTTAGagttcctcgagaaactctagtccaagaatcaATCGATCTGGTTCTTTTCATGGGATTCATTTGACGTGATCTTCCAGTTCTCCGATACAAGATGTTAAAAGTGATGAAGATGACTAAGAAGAAACTCAAGAAACATCCAAAACAACGACGGGAGAAGATATGAGTGATAAGCAACACCGCTCCTAAAGGTAAGTATGTAAATTTAAGAGAACTATAAGGGTTTTGATAAAAGAGAATACGTATGCAACTTATATAGTTAtacatttatattatatagCTATACAATTATGCTATGTAAGTGCAAgcatttttaataaatattttttgttgtatTTGATACCTTGAATACTGGTTCATGAAATAGTGTGTCGGGCAATTTAGCCTCCCCAGCAATTGCCTGGACCACGTTGCTTGGATTTTTCAGGCAGCTCCTTTTCGCGCTCTGAGTCCAGGTTCGAACTTCGAACCTCGGTTTTATCATTTCGAGTTTTCCTTAACtttctttcttatttttcaaTTATCAATCCTACAAATTTCAACATTTTTTGTTattctttaaaatttaattaataattaataaaaaaaattaaaaaaaacataaggACTGACACGAATCCAGCGAATAACCAAGATTCGAACCCCAACCCCAACCCCGACCCGAACCATCGGGTTCAGAACCTAGACCGTAGGATGATTCTACGTTGAGGGTCAAGATTATCCCGACCGTAACTCGCCAGGTCCGACGCGAACCCAGACCGAAACCGGTCCGTGGCCAAGTCTAGATACAAATGTCATGCCTTTTTATGTGGGACCAACGATGGTCATTGTGACTACCCGACTACTCGGGTACCCGATAAGATCGGGTTCGAGGAGtccttttttcaaaaaaaaataataataataaacttatattttttttttaacagcATTAATCAAAACATTTTCATGAGACTTGAACCAGATAAGTGAGTCCAGCTCATGTTAGATAAACCCGATGACAAAGAAGTTGTATGTCGACCGCCCGCTTGaccagagagagagagaaaagaTTTCAAGTCTTCAACATTCATGTCGAGTGTTGTAAGAgtcttcaaatttcaaaatgacaAAATTTGGGATATTCCAAATGATCTCACAGCTATTTTtgcattaaaaaaacaaatcgGGTTTTCGCGTACTCGATCGGGTATTTCGAGTACACATTTTCTACTCGAAAAATTTGGAAGCTCGATGTTTTCTCAATGATTGGTCAAAAGTCGCTACCTGGATACAAGATGTTAAAAGTGACGAAGAATCCCAAGACGAAACTCAAGAAACATCCAAAACAACGATGGGAGAAAACATGATTGATGAGCAACACCGTTCCTAAAGGTAAGTATGTAAATGTAAGAGAACTAGGTTTTGATAAAAGAAAATATGTTGGCAACTTATATAGTTATACTATATAGCTATACACCGTGGCGGAGCTAGGATTCTGGCGTTACCCGGGCTAGAATATTAAACTCTAAcattctttaatattttaaattaatctacccgggctaatatcaaatttattcaaaattatacaaaaatttacatataaatttttttaaaaaaatttggaccACCCGGGCCAGGAGACTGTACCTCCGCCCCTGGCTATACAGTTATACTATGTAAGTGCAAgcatttgtttatatatattttttgttgtatTTGATATCTTGAATACTGGTTTGTGAAATAGTGCGTCGGGCAATTTAGCCTCCCCAGCACTTGCCTGGACCACGTTGCGTGGATTTTTCAGGTAGCTCCTTTTCGTGCTTTGAGTCCAAGGTTCGAATTTCGAACCTCGGTTCTATCATTTCAAGTTTTCCTTAACTTTCTTggttatttttcatttattaacTTTACAAATTCTAACATATTTTTGTtattctttaaaatttaaattaacaattaataatattttttaaaaaaacataaggACTGACACGGATCCAGCGATTAACCGAGATTCGAACCCCAATCCGAACCTCAACCCGGATCATCGAGTTCAGAACCTAGACCGTAGGACGATTTTACGTTAAGGGTCAAGATTTTCTTGACCATAACCCGCCACGCGCAAACCCACCCTAAAACCGGTCCATGGCCAGGTCTAGATACAAATGTCATGCCTGTTTTTTTATGTGGGACCGACAGATGGTCAATGGATTTTTAGTATATAACATctcattaattataaaaattactcAATCGActagatattattattatataaaattatatcatAGATAATAATGCAACTCTAGTTTCTTAAATAATACATACACTAAAAAatgctatatatatttgaatcGTTCCTTTCGCATAAATTACGGCATATAATGAATTGAGTAATTATAGCTCACATGACAAATAATTTCATGTCTTTAGATCACAGGTTTGTTCGATGGGGTGAATCTAATTGGATTCCTATGGCTATCATATCTGGTTCATAATTGGTGCGGCTGGAATCAATCCAAGCCATCAATTTAttctaaatttaataaatattttttgaaaaaaaaatacattttacatTATACATGTGAATATTATATACtgagataaaataaaatacgaAAAAGAAATTGAATAAACAATATATTGGAAATAGTGGAAATTGGTTTAGCAAATACATTACCGACAGGGAATGTGTGCGCTGCATTTGGTCAATTGCCGTCAGGCGGCTAATTAGGCAGAAATATGGAGTATTCACCCACTGGTTTCTGGTTGGAGTAAAATTAGCAAATCTTATTTATTCGATAGAGAATTTTTTTgggttaatttatttattcaaatcCAATTTAATCTTATAAAACAAAATATCTAGAGTCTTCTTATAttcttataatatatttttaatttttgaagaTTAGATCTTTTTGAGATTGTCACACGATCCGAGTCAACTctactcatatttacaataaaaaataatatttttgttgtctcacaaaattatctcgtgaaatcgtctcacgagagtttttgtgtattttgaaatatttacgATTGGatgatgaatttgatttgaaaggaaaattttaatttgaggaagtattTTAACATATTTGTGATGGTTTGAGTGACAGAAATGAGAAGCCTTTCTTCATCTTTCCTTCATAAATACACTCCCACTCTTTCACTCAAACCATCacaaatttgaaatcaattgatCTAAAACtcatcatatcaaatccaatcaaTTCAAAcataaccataaaatatttcaccGATACAAAACCATTGAGATAGCACCAAAATATGTTTGAGTTCGCTCGTTTAGAATAATTAATTGTCAAATATATTTAGTTGTTTGATGATCTTGGTTTCATGATTTCCAAATTCACATCCCATCAATTTATGATAAAaccttgtgtgagacggtctcacaggtcgtattttgtgagacggatatcttatttgggtcatccatgaaaaaatattactttttatgctaaaagtattactttttattgtgaatatcggtaagatttacccgtctcacagataaaaaatcgtgagactgtctcacaagaacTTACTCTCGATTTATTGTTGTTGTAATAATTATAATCGATCTAGAAAACAAAGTCTACGTGGTCAAAATTTTACTTGGCGTTTGCtagatttatattatataaatagaatcctaataaattataaattatctcACATATTTTCGTCAAATTTTCTTGTCGATATCGCCACGAAATGTGCATCTACTAAGCCAATTTAATACATATAATAAGCATTATATCTTATTTTAAGTCGCCAAGTGGGATTATTGAACAATTCGAGTGGTTGACAAATAAATGATTATCTCAATGAATTGCCCAAAATGAGAGATCCACTAATGGGCATGCATGAGTATGTGCTTAATAAAATGTACACGCGTTGTGTAAAGATAATAATTGTgtgtataaaataatatttagtggaaaataattaatttaattttaaataaaaggaaatgatatagatatagaaatatatatttatattaagtATTTAATAATTTGTACAGAAGGAAAAATTGAAAAGAGAAAATTAAAGAGAATGAAAGTgctgaaaatttgaaattatagAGATATTTATAGTAGACTTCACAAAAACACCAAAATTGTTAATAttgattatttaaatttaatctaGTATATTTAAGGGTTTCTTGTGACTATTTATATGATATACtagtttatatatatttgaaatagtCTTATTTCCAAGATATTATAAAATTGGAGTTTGAACATTTTATTGAAACTAATAAGAGTAAGTcatcttgtaagacggtctcacgaatctttatctgtgagacgtgtcaactctaccgatattcacaataaaaagtaatactcttagcataaaaagtaatactttttcatggatgacccaaataagatatctgtctcacaaaatacgacctatgagaccgtctcacacaagtttttgtcaactATTAATTGATTAAAATAAACTTAATTGGGGTTCAAAAGTCCTGATTCTAATGGAggttgattttgattgagtttgaaTAGAATTTAACACACTAAGGCAATCTTTAGCAACTCACAAAgtctatcaaaatttttaagatTAATTAAAACAGAAATTCATATGAGACAATCTCACcgatcaattttgtgaaataaaTCTCCGATCCGACtcaactcatgaaaaaatattaatttttaatgtcTAAACTATTACTAGTCATGATAGTTATGAATCATGTCTATCTGTCTCACGATTATAGACCCATGAGACCGTTTTACAAGATATTTTCTCATTAATTAATGAAACTCGATTTTAAGCTCgaatatgacaaacaattttcAAGTTCAAACTTTAAACTACTTTTGTTTGCATTATTGTAAGATACTTtatagtaaatttttttaataaaccaaaattaattttgaaaatttttaattattttccttGGATTTAATTTATACAAAGTTTGAAGTTTAGTGTGACATGGTGACTGCCGTCATGGCCTACGGAATCTAATGTGAAAAGGCAAATGaagtataaaataattaaaaataatatcatcttcTTTGCCTTATTTTCTAAATTGTTCTTTTCCTAGGATAAGATTAATAAATGATAATGTTGTTTTTGAAATCCAAACGTGGCTCAGACGATGCTGACATAAAGTTATTTGTCATATTATGAAGAGGTCTTACTTATGAAAACAAGTGGGTTTGCgtattttcaaatttcattcAAATTTGATTCCTGAATATTTTAGTtaaactaaatttttttataaaaaaaatttatatatattttagacTTAATTAATTATCATCCAATTTCAGCATGATACATTTCTTAAATTCAATCATCTAATTATTTGGGTGGATTACCTTTATATGTTGGAGTAATTAAcgtcatttttcaaaataatgacTTTTTTGTTGGGCAGAGGTTTGTCTGTCATAATCTCGAGTACGAGATTTCATATCAAATCACGATTTTAATGTCATATAAACTAATAAATCGTGACAGATCTTTGTGACATATTAAGCgtgaaatgaaaaaataaaaaatttgtacGAATAATATTAATTAGTGATGATTCATCTTTGGGACCCATTCacacaatttaattttttttttaaatggggGGTCTCTTGATAAGAACGAAAAAAATCATAGATgatggaaaaaaatatttcgaaagaaattttaaaaacttgAAAAGTGTAGGTAGTGTGATTTCCTTTTTTAACAGCCAAAAGAACCCTGATATATCATTAAAGCAAaaatttttgtgagacgattttatgggtaatattttatgagacagatctcttatttgtgtcattcatgaaaaattattattttttatgctaatagtattactttttattatgaatatcggtagagttgatccgtctcaAGATAAAGATCATTGAAACCGTGACCTACTCTATTATTaatgttttatattttgaaaattcgtttgtaataatattttattctcctgaaaacaaattaaatcaaacaATCTACTATActcaacattttttaaaaatactaattttcaaaaacaaaCATACTAAAACAACATAAATAAATCTAGACATAGACATACATTTTATcacttgaatttcaaatttttaacaaaattttaaCACATTCAATTTTACAATATACTTCGTGTTATGAAGAAAAGAACATCGCTAGAGAAAATCAAATACTAATAGAGTGGAATCCCGTATAATTATTTCCCTTTTTCGATCGCGATTGAAGTTGTTTTCGGTTTATACATGAATAAATGATGGAGGTTACACTAATTTTGAAACTAGCAAAGATGAGACACGAGATCACAAGATTTTTGAGAGATGGGATTGAAAAAATTGCAAGGCGGAACATTTTTCTCGACAACAAACTTAGCACATGATTCACTACCAAAACTTGAACTTTATGCCAAGAAAATCGGCAAATCCAACAGCAAAAGATAAAACAAAAGCGTAGGCGAACAAGATTACCAGAGCTGAGATCGGGGACACAGACAATGTATCAATAGACAAATTCACCAACCCGGTAAGAACATTGGCCTGCACGTACCAAGATAAATCACATGTAAGACTCCGAAGTTACCAAAACCGTTTCAAATGCTTTGCAAAACTTGACGTGACATCTTCTGCTATACTAGTTACCAACGTCTCATAACCTAAAAGTTCTACTGGAATATGTTAATTATCATGAGATAAGAggcaaaacaaaacaacaaattGTACAGAGTATACAAAAGTAATCAACTAACCAGAAGAAAAGTTGCGAGTAGATTCTTGTTAAATGCTTCTTCAAGAACTGAACTTTTACTTCCAGGTACATAGTCTGATAGCATCAGAATGGCTAATACCTGAACGTTACATTTTTATAGCAAAAttgccaaaaaaataaataaaatagaggAGTCTTGGAGTGCCAAATTGAAAAGACACCCTCTCTTCCCAATTAAAAACAACTAACTGCCATCACAAAAATTGGCAGGGATTAAATCAAATAGGAAACACGTTGCACAGTCATACTTTAAAACAGGAACAAAAATGAAATGGCGTGATTGAGAGTGCAAGCTAACAACAGATAAAATCTATCATAAATCGACTCTAGTGCCAGAATAGAATAATAATATAGTACAAATACCTAAAAGAAACATTGGAAAGTTTCAACGTTAGAAAGACATCCTCGGGAAGTTTAACTGTGTACACATAACTTCTTGAGTTATGATCACTACCATAATAATTGTTGATCTTCTTTGTATGAGGTATCATTGCAAACAGGGCTAAAGTTCTTGGTCTTAATTTGCAGAGAAGATAATTCATGCTCTCTTGCAGCAAATATGGATTTGGTTACCTGAAGGTTGGTAGCCAGCACAAGAGATACATATGCTAAGTTGCACTGCGCATAAATTTAAAAAGATTTTCCAGTCAGAAACATTTAAAACCCTTCAAGATAGGAATTGATTTGAACAAAGACTCTTACTGTGGAGGTATGTGTATCAGAAAGCCAGAATGGGGTATCTTACCGTCCGACGAGAAACTCTTTCAACATGCTTGTCCAGAAGCAAACTGAGTAACCTGCATGAACATAATTAAATACCGAGCCCACCAAAGGAATAAGATAAAAAAATGAAGCACTTGCTGAAACCACAACCCATTCTCCATACCAAAATAAAAGGCAAAGGGCCCAAACTCTAGCCCTTGTCCATTTCATAGATCTTAAAGTACCGGCATTGCCTCCAAAGAAGAGATAACTTCCTAGTTGGACACCAACAAGATACATGCCCCAATAACCTGAAGCAAATATGCATATGTAAATAAATACAAGAATCAAAAGATTCCATGTAAATCACAAATATGTTCAAAGTAGTGTCTTTAGGGGTAACCTAAGTTCAATATTCCAATTTTACAGCTGAATTATTTCCACTTCTTCAATCATATAATCGTGATGAATTACGGTATTACACATAGCTAGAGTTTTACAACCCGCTGCTATAGCTGGATCATATTTTCACTTCTTCATATAATTTAATGAATGAGACAAACCTAGAGTTTTATATCCCGGTGTCAGAGCTGGATTATCTTCATTTCTCCAAGTACATTTCTTTGATTACCAAATAAGCTTTCTTTTCACACTTGGTAAACAGAAACACGGACACAGACCATAACAAAATTACACTTTGGTCTCTAAGATCACTAAGACTTAGTGGATGATTAGACAGTCACTGCAGAATCTTATAAGACTTATTAACTCTAAGGTAATGTCCAAGTATCAGTTGCCATCTTAATTTATCCTATCCTTAAATATGTCCATCTGAAGTGCCAAGCTGCCGATGAGATCAACATAGAGAGAATCTACTAAATCTAAATGAAATCACTTTGATAAACTACTTTCACTTAAAAACCACATAGATAAAATAACTGGTGTCCCATCCATCTTCCGAGCTAGCAAATAAACTATCAGGTTAGTTGATATCAACAGAGTCTGCATGCAACTCACTTTACAGACCCCACAAGAAGTAACATTATAATGTTCTTTACAGAGATTTAGATAACTACTCTTTTTACATCATTCCCAAATGAGTGAGAAATTTAATATGGTTAAACATAGATCGTTCTCAAATTCATATTGTAAGATATCAGGAAACACGAAATATAGTGCCTTCAATGAACATCAGATATCGGGCATCTActttgatttttaaattaaatacagaGTTCTCACCAAATATGCTAAATATTCCTTCTTATTTTGGCTAATGATGTCTGCTCCCCTTCCCTCAGAAAGCATATATTCATTCAACCCAAACGACAGTAAAGTTTGGTAACCTGATATATCACAAAAGTTCAGCCATAATAGATAAACAATTCATAACAAGTAACAAAATAAAACTCACACACCAATAAGGATAAAGGAACCTAGAATCCCACAATAACTTGTTGAAACATTAACAACCGAAGAGAGGATAGCCACAGCAGCTAGGGTGAAAAAGAAATTCCAGTGGACGCCATACTCCCCCACATGTACCTGGAAGGAGAAGAACAACGTCCTAAATAATAGGAAAATGACACAAAAGCATGCTTGGGATTAAAAAAACATGATATGAAGAGAAAAGACTAGATAAAATAAGAACTAGGAAGACAATTTTTCAGGTTTCATGTCCTATTTTTAAGCTGAAAGGGATACACTCCAATAATTGTGCAATTTATCTTAGTTAAGTTACAATTTTGAACCAGCAACATGTAAATTCAAGTCATTTACTGAAGGAGCATTTGATGTCCCCACGTTTACATAGAGTTTGACATTAgcaagaaaaatagaaaatgtgaGACTTACAACAAGTGCAAGCACTCTGTCATCTACAAGGTAGATATTACAATTCAATTGATGAATTCGAACTGTGCAATCATGAGCACAAAACAATAATGTGACGAAACAGACTGTCGTAACTTCATTCAGGAACTAAGCCTAAATTTGTAACACCATTACAAAATTGACTTGAACCTGCCTGTTTCAATCAAACAAATATCCATTATTACTTTCCCCTTTCTTTCTTGTCCAAAAGGAGGCACGGTGTCCTTGTATTTCACCTTTTCTCCTCAAACCAAAAATGAAATAAGAATTCTTTGTACATAAAAATTCAAGCTGCAGGACAGTGCAAGACtgcaaataaaaatttatcttGAAGGGAAAAAAAACCGAGAAAGCTTGAGCACTAAAAATTTAATTCTGTGAGTATAAAGATCTCTGTAAATTAACAATCcaacaatatttatttaatatgtcTTGTGTTTCACACTAAGATTTTCACATAATACTGACAATGTCAGGATAAAATTTTAAGAGCCTTAGTTTCGCATAAAA
This window of the Primulina tabacum isolate GXHZ01 chromosome 4, ASM2559414v2, whole genome shotgun sequence genome carries:
- the LOC142543605 gene encoding LOW QUALITY PROTEIN: uncharacterized protein At4g17910-like (The sequence of the model RefSeq protein was modified relative to this genomic sequence to represent the inferred CDS: inserted 1 base in 1 codon) translates to MESFNPNKLLKEQFVSYQTGSSMLEIFFLITALSVLILIRRCIGFNCPDSGSVKKDDDGGANGKNLKAYIMALIVDYICIVVPYILLSTVLAQWIYGNTFLIFFLLLFMIAHKRSSFLQVADMDSIRFNISSYRVSVMIITCLCILAVDFKIFPRRYAKAEFYGTSLMDLGVGSFVVANSLVSRHARGISNVAMKAAFRSTSPLIILGFARLLSTSSVNYQVHVGEYGVHWNFFFTLAAVAILSSVVNVSTSYCGILGSFILIGYQTLLSFGLNEYMLSEGRGADIISQNXEGIFSIFGYWGMYLVGVQLGSYLFFGGNAGTLRSMKWTRARVWALCLLFWLLSLLLDKHVERVSRRTCNLAYVSLVLATNLQVLAILMLSDYVPGSKSSVLEEAFNKNLLATFLLANVLTGLVNLSIDTLSVSPISALVILFAYAFVLSFAVGFADFLGIKFKFW